CGGGGCCACTGGTGTCGACGGCAACGCTGATGCGTCTGGCCTGCGCTGCCCGAAGAAGCGGTTCGAGGGCGGTGTCCGGGGTATGGTCGTCGATATCGGGCAGCGCACCGCAGAGCACCAGCCAGCGGGTGTGCTGATGGTCGAGAGCGTGCACGGTTTCACTGACGACGCGCTCCCAGGTGTCCGTCGAGAGCGTGGGAGTGGGAGCGTTGATCTTCGTCGTCGCCCCCGCATCGTCGAGGATCGACGTGTTCACCCGAGTAGCCCCGGCCACCGTAACCGGCCTCAGTATCGCGGCATGCTCTGAGTGGGTGGCGAAGGTCAGATCATCCTCACCCAGCACGACGATCGCCGTCGTCGCGATCCCGGCCCGGGAGAGAGCGGCCGACAGGTTGACCCCTTTCCCACTGAGTTCGCGGCCAGAGCTTCGCGCCCGAGAGAATCCTCCGAGCGGCACGGCAGCAACGCGATACGTGACGTCGATGGCGCCCGCGGCCGTCACCGTGACGATGGCGGGCCCGGTCACGATGTCGATCCCGGCGCGCCGACCCGGATGTGTCCCTCGACGATGACACGAAGCAGTCGCGCCACTTCAGAGGCCACCGCGCTGCGGCC
The sequence above is a segment of the Microcella alkaliphila genome. Coding sequences within it:
- a CDS encoding 1-phosphofructokinase family hexose kinase, with amino-acid sequence MTGPAIVTVTAAGAIDVTYRVAAVPLGGFSRARSSGRELSGKGVNLSAALSRAGIATTAIVVLGEDDLTFATHSEHAAILRPVTVAGATRVNTSILDDAGATTKINAPTPTLSTDTWERVVSETVHALDHQHTRWLVLCGALPDIDDHTPDTALEPLLRAAQARRISVAVDTSGPALAMATAEGSTVSLIKPNTHELAELTTSTLTTIGDVISAARGILARGVGVVFVSMGADGALVVSEDVVVHAHARPRAIVNSAGAGDASLAGFLAGLGDREPGSAAFRECLADSTGQAAAWGAHAIAQGSTILSDVDSLPFPTVIVDPDPLRPLREPGFGERS